A single window of Pyxidicoccus xibeiensis DNA harbors:
- a CDS encoding carboxypeptidase regulatory-like domain-containing protein encodes MPPPSPLRLLARLAPVLLVLAALPSAHAEEVAEQATLRVRYGVALRDGRQVDVGPGLTYEGLTPNDLAAVGTVWVGPWLGAWARVQREAFDLKEGTLRITGGSLVRASVGPRARALLGPVRAEVGAGYGFAQLPLFGSSSEPVLARGVRHAALVNGRVLVPLFAGLKLEARGELPVALSVRDAAGEKAEATGFSAGGALLVPLKSASRWAGTLVLDFQHVQDTVTLADGTRSEQRLRRVGAALELAWRDAAPAPALAPAPRLPVGTLALQIKDAETGAPLPGARVVLGDVERVADAQGLVEAELPAGEVAARVSAEGYAPSEARASVEEGGRAALEVKARRLPPPTGTLRVTVVKGENGVPLPGVRVAVGAVEVRTDLMGHARVKDLAPGPVAVVVKSPGFRVAEEAAVVVAGQEAELSVPLATERKGDPATLSGQVRSTRGGKPVSATLLIPQAKVRTRTDAKGAFTVRVKGGTYRITISARGHLPQTKVVTLRDGEQAIFNVDLFPRQRR; translated from the coding sequence TTGCCGCCCCCCTCCCCCCTCCGTCTGTTGGCGCGTCTGGCGCCGGTGCTCCTGGTGCTGGCCGCCCTCCCATCCGCCCATGCGGAAGAGGTGGCGGAGCAGGCCACGCTGCGCGTGCGCTATGGCGTGGCCCTGCGTGATGGTCGGCAGGTGGATGTAGGGCCGGGGCTCACCTATGAGGGGCTGACGCCGAACGACCTGGCGGCGGTGGGGACGGTGTGGGTGGGGCCGTGGCTGGGGGCATGGGCGAGGGTGCAGCGCGAGGCGTTCGACCTGAAGGAGGGGACGTTGAGGATCACCGGCGGCAGCCTGGTGCGTGCTTCGGTGGGGCCGCGAGCGCGGGCGTTGCTCGGGCCGGTGCGGGCGGAGGTGGGGGCGGGCTACGGCTTCGCGCAGCTCCCGCTCTTCGGCAGCTCGTCGGAGCCGGTGCTGGCGCGAGGCGTGCGGCACGCGGCGCTGGTGAACGGGCGCGTGCTGGTGCCGCTGTTCGCGGGGCTGAAGCTGGAGGCGCGCGGAGAGCTGCCGGTGGCGCTGTCGGTGCGCGACGCGGCCGGCGAGAAGGCGGAGGCGACGGGCTTCTCGGCGGGAGGCGCGCTGCTGGTGCCGCTGAAGTCGGCGTCGCGCTGGGCGGGCACGCTGGTGCTGGACTTCCAGCACGTGCAGGACACGGTGACGCTGGCGGACGGCACGCGCTCGGAGCAGCGGCTGCGCCGGGTGGGCGCGGCGCTGGAGCTGGCGTGGCGTGATGCCGCTCCCGCACCGGCGCTGGCGCCCGCGCCCCGCCTGCCGGTGGGCACGCTGGCCCTCCAGATAAAGGACGCGGAGACGGGCGCGCCGCTGCCGGGTGCGCGGGTGGTGCTGGGCGACGTGGAGCGCGTGGCGGACGCACAGGGCCTGGTGGAAGCGGAGCTGCCCGCGGGCGAGGTGGCCGCGCGGGTGAGCGCGGAGGGCTACGCGCCGTCCGAGGCGCGGGCGTCGGTGGAGGAGGGCGGGCGCGCGGCGCTGGAGGTGAAGGCGCGCCGGCTGCCTCCGCCCACGGGCACGCTGCGGGTGACGGTGGTGAAGGGGGAGAACGGGGTGCCGCTGCCGGGCGTGCGCGTGGCGGTGGGCGCGGTGGAGGTGCGCACGGACTTGATGGGGCATGCGCGGGTGAAGGACCTGGCTCCCGGGCCGGTGGCGGTGGTGGTGAAGTCCCCCGGCTTCCGTGTGGCGGAGGAGGCCGCCGTGGTGGTCGCCGGGCAGGAGGCGGAGCTGTCCGTGCCGCTCGCCACCGAGCGCAAGGGCGACCCCGCCACCCTCAGCGGCCAGGTGCGCAGCACGCGCGGCGGCAAGCCGGTGTCCGCCACGCTCCTCATTCCCCAGGCGAAGGTGCGCACGCGCACGGACGCGAAGGGCGCCTTCACCGTCCGGGTGAAGGGCGGTACCTACCGCATCACCATCTCCGCTCGCGGGCACCTGCCGCAGACCAAGGTCGTCACCTTGCGCGACGGCGAGCAGGCCATCTTCAACGTCGATCTCTTCCCGAGGCAGAGACGGTGA
- a CDS encoding FecR family protein, with translation MSSTRPWFLALLLLASGCDEDAATPPVAPTAAPVQAQAPDAGVELGRLEGLSGDVRLERGGKVVPATEGPLYGGDALETGAGGAATVRFPDGRSVEVGNGARFALSEDSGGIVLTVERGILLSRVPAAAARPGGGGKGAKVTLSILTPFGLTRVGSDAPSEVSVQVEKDAGRVEVRLGAIEFVSKDGQQLSAAEGQAVAATGGKVELVARTPRVVELAPIAVTVRLDTGRAELRPKGDVRWRPVKKQGEVLAPGDGVRTRAGGSAMLALEGSASVLSLGSASELVLESAGQGGSTDEARVDLRQGELGLQLAQGRTSRVVLPGLNLEGSGAARLEVRRTGKGYLVDAFTGQVTLVRGGARQALRAGERATVEGEAGAPRVAPLAPAPLVLGEGVAEGAEVYHQGLPEVAFTWEGEGEAVVEVASDAGFTRPVLTGTVYKPFVNVPAPARGALYWRVRRADGTEVAKGHALFAPERPSKQLDRVRNVVPEGPEKTTIFYQDKPPAVTFTYGEEASAARYRVAVYRAGALGTPVAERTVAETRAALDAGALEEGSYLWSVTPLSASGAQLKGGRMNKLELVYDNSVPVLVVSTPRNGQRAGERVRASGVAPVDARLSINGRPVALDGKHRFSTWVEPVGSPPLLVFKMTRSGAPEVHTVRTLRPRGP, from the coding sequence GTGAGCTCCACGCGCCCCTGGTTCCTGGCCCTCCTGCTCCTCGCCTCGGGCTGTGACGAGGACGCGGCCACGCCGCCCGTGGCTCCCACGGCGGCACCGGTACAGGCGCAGGCCCCGGACGCGGGCGTGGAGCTGGGGCGGCTGGAGGGGCTGTCCGGCGACGTGCGCCTGGAGCGGGGCGGCAAGGTGGTGCCCGCCACCGAGGGGCCTCTCTATGGAGGGGACGCGCTGGAGACGGGCGCGGGCGGCGCGGCGACGGTGCGCTTCCCGGATGGGCGCTCGGTCGAGGTGGGCAACGGCGCGCGCTTCGCCCTGAGCGAGGACTCGGGCGGCATCGTCCTCACGGTGGAGCGCGGCATCCTGCTGTCCCGCGTGCCCGCGGCGGCGGCGCGGCCCGGTGGCGGCGGCAAGGGCGCGAAGGTGACGCTGAGCATCCTCACGCCCTTCGGTCTCACCCGCGTGGGCTCGGACGCGCCCAGCGAGGTGAGCGTGCAGGTGGAGAAGGACGCGGGCCGCGTGGAGGTGCGGCTGGGCGCCATCGAGTTCGTCTCCAAGGATGGCCAGCAGCTGAGCGCCGCCGAGGGCCAGGCGGTGGCGGCGACGGGTGGGAAGGTGGAGCTGGTGGCGCGCACGCCGCGCGTGGTGGAGCTGGCGCCCATCGCGGTGACGGTGCGCCTGGACACGGGCCGCGCGGAGCTGCGCCCCAAGGGTGACGTGCGCTGGCGTCCGGTGAAGAAGCAGGGCGAGGTGCTGGCGCCCGGAGATGGCGTGCGCACGCGCGCGGGAGGCTCGGCGATGCTGGCGCTGGAGGGCTCGGCCTCCGTGCTGTCACTGGGCTCGGCGTCGGAGCTGGTGCTGGAGTCGGCGGGGCAGGGGGGCAGCACGGACGAGGCGCGGGTGGACCTGCGGCAGGGCGAGCTGGGGCTGCAGCTGGCGCAGGGCCGCACCAGCCGCGTGGTGCTGCCGGGGCTGAACCTGGAGGGCAGCGGGGCGGCGCGGCTGGAGGTGCGGCGCACGGGGAAGGGCTACCTCGTGGACGCCTTCACCGGGCAGGTGACGCTGGTGCGCGGCGGGGCGCGACAGGCGCTGCGCGCGGGAGAGCGGGCCACCGTGGAGGGCGAGGCCGGGGCTCCGCGGGTGGCACCGCTCGCGCCGGCGCCGCTGGTCCTGGGTGAGGGCGTGGCCGAGGGCGCGGAGGTCTATCACCAGGGACTGCCCGAGGTGGCGTTCACCTGGGAGGGCGAGGGCGAGGCGGTGGTGGAGGTGGCCTCGGACGCGGGCTTCACGCGCCCGGTGCTGACGGGCACGGTGTACAAGCCCTTCGTCAACGTGCCGGCCCCGGCGCGCGGGGCCCTCTATTGGCGCGTGCGCCGCGCGGACGGGACGGAGGTGGCGAAGGGCCACGCGCTCTTCGCGCCGGAGCGCCCGTCGAAGCAGCTGGACCGGGTGCGCAACGTGGTGCCCGAGGGGCCGGAGAAGACGACCATCTTCTACCAGGACAAGCCTCCGGCGGTGACGTTCACCTACGGCGAGGAGGCCTCGGCGGCGCGCTACCGCGTGGCGGTGTACCGGGCCGGCGCGCTGGGCACGCCGGTGGCGGAGCGCACCGTGGCGGAGACGCGCGCCGCGCTGGACGCAGGCGCGCTGGAGGAGGGCAGCTACCTCTGGTCCGTCACCCCGCTCTCCGCGTCGGGCGCACAGCTCAAGGGCGGGCGGATGAACAAGCTGGAGTTGGTGTACGATAACTCGGTGCCGGTGCTGGTGGTTTCCACTCCGCGTAACGGTCAGCGAGCAGGCGAGCGGGTGCGAGCCTCCGGCGTGGCGCCGGTGGACGCCCGCCTGTCCATCAATGGACGTCCGGTGGCGCTGGATGGCAAACACCGTTTCAGTACCTGGGTGGAGCCGGTGGGCTCGCCCCCCCTCCTGGTGTTTAAGATGACTCGTTCCGGTGCCCCGGAAGTCCACACGGTGCGCACCCTGAGACCCCGAGGGCCGTGA
- a CDS encoding YbaB/EbfC family nucleoid-associated protein, translating into MPGVDLNYFIRQANKLTEKIEERKQQLADETVEAKAGEGRVTVVANGVQEIRSIKIDKSAIDPNDTSMLEDLITAAVNAALTSSRQHMQRELAKISGGVKIPGVT; encoded by the coding sequence ATGCCTGGCGTCGACCTGAACTACTTCATCCGGCAGGCGAACAAGCTGACGGAGAAGATTGAAGAGCGGAAGCAGCAGCTGGCGGATGAGACCGTCGAGGCGAAGGCCGGCGAGGGCCGTGTCACCGTCGTCGCCAACGGCGTCCAGGAGATCCGCAGCATCAAGATCGACAAGTCCGCCATCGACCCGAACGACACGTCGATGCTCGAGGACCTCATCACCGCCGCCGTGAATGCTGCCCTGACGAGCAGCCGTCAGCACATGCAGCGCGAGCTCGCGAAAATCTCCGGCGGCGTGAAGATCCCCGGCGTTACCTGA
- the mglB gene encoding gliding-motility regulator GTPase-activating protein MglB: MGTQLVMYEEEFTKINAVCDRLTKDANAKVVFLVDKNGQLISSAGQTQNIDTTSLASLTAGNVAAMGGLAKLIGENEFPNQFHEGAKDSLYMTIVGSRVVLVVIFDNRTSLGLVRLRIKKASDELTKIFESLVKKTDSPGAGSPFAEISDDDIDNLFSE; this comes from the coding sequence ATGGGCACGCAACTGGTGATGTACGAAGAGGAGTTCACCAAGATCAACGCCGTTTGCGACCGGCTCACCAAGGACGCGAACGCGAAGGTGGTCTTCCTCGTCGACAAGAACGGTCAGCTCATCTCCTCGGCCGGTCAGACGCAGAACATCGACACGACCTCGCTGGCCTCGCTGACGGCCGGCAACGTGGCCGCGATGGGTGGCCTGGCCAAGCTGATCGGTGAGAACGAGTTCCCCAACCAGTTCCACGAGGGGGCCAAGGACTCGCTCTACATGACCATCGTCGGGAGCCGGGTCGTGCTGGTCGTCATCTTCGACAACCGCACCAGCCTGGGCCTCGTCCGCCTTCGCATCAAGAAGGCCAGCGACGAGCTCACGAAGATCTTCGAGAGCCTGGTGAAGAAGACGGACAGCCCGGGTGCCGGGTCGCCCTTCGCCGAGATCTCCGACGACGATATCGACAACCTCTTCAGCGAGTAA
- the recR gene encoding recombination mediator RecR, with product MTPDPLNRLVAQLAKLPGIGEKTAQRLAFHILRAPGEYASDLSQAIREVKEKVHLCVRCFSLTDSETCGFCRDSRRDERVLCVVETYADLMALERTREFKGRYHVLHGVLSPLEGVGPEQLRIKELLERLNDSRVEELIVATNPDVEGEATALYLTRLLKPMGLRVTRIAQGLPMGGDLEFADQATLAKALSARRDL from the coding sequence ATGACCCCCGATCCGCTCAATCGACTCGTCGCCCAGCTCGCGAAGCTGCCAGGCATCGGCGAGAAGACCGCGCAGCGCCTCGCATTCCATATCCTGCGGGCGCCGGGCGAGTACGCCTCGGACCTGTCCCAGGCCATCCGCGAGGTGAAGGAGAAGGTGCACCTGTGCGTGCGCTGCTTCTCCCTCACCGACTCGGAGACCTGCGGCTTCTGCCGGGACTCCCGCCGGGATGAGCGCGTCCTGTGCGTGGTGGAGACGTACGCCGACCTGATGGCGCTGGAGCGCACCCGCGAGTTCAAGGGCCGCTACCACGTGCTGCACGGCGTGCTGTCCCCGCTCGAGGGCGTGGGCCCGGAGCAGCTGCGCATCAAGGAGCTGCTGGAGCGCCTCAACGACAGCCGCGTGGAGGAGCTCATCGTCGCCACCAACCCGGACGTCGAGGGCGAGGCCACCGCGCTCTACCTCACGCGCCTGCTCAAGCCCATGGGCCTGCGCGTCACCCGCATCGCCCAGGGCCTGCCCATGGGCGGCGACCTGGAGTTCGCGGACCAGGCCACGCTGGCGAAGGCGCTGTCCGCCCGCCGCGACCTGTAA
- the mglA gene encoding gliding-motility regulator Ras-like GTPase MglA, giving the protein MSFINYSSREINCKIVYYGPGLCGKTTNLQYIYNKTAAETKGKLISLSTETDRTLFFDFLPLSLGEIRGFKTRFHLYTVPGQVFYDASRKLILKGVDGVVFVADSQIERMEANMESIENLRVNLAEQGYDLNKIPYVVQYNKRDLPNAVTVEEMRKALNPRNIPEYQAVAPTGVGVFDTLKAVAKLVLTELKKGG; this is encoded by the coding sequence ATGTCCTTCATCAACTACTCATCCCGCGAAATCAACTGCAAGATTGTCTATTACGGCCCCGGTCTCTGCGGGAAGACGACCAACCTCCAGTACATCTACAACAAGACCGCAGCCGAGACGAAGGGCAAGCTCATCTCGCTCTCCACGGAGACGGACCGCACGCTCTTCTTCGACTTCCTCCCGCTGTCGCTCGGAGAGATTCGCGGCTTCAAGACCCGCTTCCACCTGTACACGGTGCCCGGTCAGGTCTTCTACGACGCCAGCCGCAAGCTCATCCTCAAGGGCGTGGATGGCGTGGTCTTCGTCGCCGACAGTCAGATCGAGCGCATGGAGGCCAACATGGAGTCGATTGAGAACCTCCGTGTGAACCTCGCCGAGCAGGGCTACGACCTGAACAAGATTCCGTACGTGGTCCAGTACAACAAGCGGGACCTGCCCAACGCCGTGACGGTGGAGGAGATGCGCAAGGCGCTCAATCCCCGCAACATCCCCGAGTACCAGGCGGTGGCGCCGACCGGCGTGGGCGTGTTCGACACGCTCAAGGCCGTCGCCAAGCTGGTGCTGACCGAGCTCAAGAAGGGCGGGTAG
- a CDS encoding tetratricopeptide repeat protein translates to MNASLRALALAAALLGAAPSPAAEPTPAPRASARELGMQLDAVEKGLKGAEENLRFVETQYTQRPEPSDEDSRVRRFSDGEIQYLLGDWPAASVLFYDLVSDPQFRAHPRYGDALFYLSDSLFQQKNYIGARLYLRELLSLPSSATRYRDALSRYLAVAGRLNQFDGIDEYVEKARSLSGGQLPPEMAYVYAKWLFRRTDLPPSERLARARAAFTPLAQAPDGNFRLQAAYHLGVLSVQAGELPAAIEQFRQLATPPSAQAAQVAPSVPGQQPPAVHSPESDARRIRELALMSLGRLLYETGRYDEALDRYGQVPRDSDSFPDSLYEIAWVHVKTGNHQQAKNAIDILLLVAPDSQLASEARILQGNLLQKLRKYDEAIATYTGVIDTFRPVRDSVDTLLRVNQDPVAYFDRLLGRTDGPQDVTTLLPPLALKYASTQREVADAVRMVGDLDSGRKGSEDARTLAERILQALDTRGLETFPELQEGYTRADAVETALTHAEASLVRVESSVLETVLTPEERARLESARKERESLGLRFSALPTTQKELEERRRRMQARVDEVDREAFRLGYELQSLNAIATAVRKWIDDTRAERKTDPAEEQEFLVQLQAEIQTLTDLQAELDGTRARLADERNSADTSLAGEQTIRTEYAESLRREHEVLALAEGRLPQDAARTLLRAHAVRDSASALHTRVVAAKGVLRGRLETRGRIIRDKVLAEQKLLERYAAEVASVSGDARNLVGRIAYDSFRRVRQQFYDLVLKADVGVVDVAFTKKQDKTTEMQKLSAQKDEALRELDTEFQDVRTEGKE, encoded by the coding sequence GTGAACGCGTCGCTCCGCGCCCTCGCCCTCGCGGCAGCCCTGCTGGGCGCCGCGCCCTCCCCCGCCGCCGAGCCGACGCCGGCGCCGCGCGCGTCCGCGCGTGAGCTGGGGATGCAGCTCGACGCCGTGGAGAAGGGGCTCAAGGGCGCCGAGGAGAACCTGCGCTTCGTGGAGACGCAGTACACGCAGCGCCCCGAGCCCAGCGACGAGGACTCGCGGGTGCGCCGCTTCTCCGACGGCGAAATCCAGTACCTGCTGGGCGACTGGCCGGCGGCGTCCGTCCTCTTCTACGACCTGGTGAGCGACCCGCAGTTCCGCGCCCACCCGCGCTATGGGGACGCGCTCTTCTACCTGTCGGACTCGCTCTTCCAGCAGAAGAACTATATCGGCGCGCGGCTGTACCTGCGGGAGCTGCTCTCGCTGCCCTCCTCCGCCACGCGCTACCGCGACGCGCTGTCGCGCTACCTGGCGGTGGCCGGGCGGCTCAACCAGTTCGACGGCATCGACGAGTACGTGGAGAAGGCCCGCTCGCTGTCGGGCGGCCAGCTCCCGCCGGAGATGGCCTACGTCTACGCCAAGTGGCTCTTCCGCCGCACGGACCTGCCGCCCTCGGAGCGCCTCGCCCGCGCGCGCGCCGCCTTCACCCCGCTGGCCCAGGCCCCGGACGGCAACTTCCGCCTCCAGGCCGCGTACCACCTGGGCGTGCTGTCCGTGCAGGCCGGGGAGCTGCCCGCCGCCATCGAGCAGTTCCGGCAGCTCGCCACGCCGCCGTCCGCGCAGGCCGCGCAGGTGGCCCCGTCCGTCCCCGGGCAGCAGCCGCCCGCGGTCCACTCCCCGGAGTCGGACGCGCGCCGGATTCGCGAGCTGGCCCTGATGTCGCTGGGCCGCCTGCTGTACGAGACCGGCCGCTACGACGAGGCGCTGGACCGCTACGGCCAGGTCCCGCGCGACAGCGACTCCTTCCCGGACTCGCTCTACGAAATCGCCTGGGTCCACGTGAAGACGGGCAACCACCAGCAGGCGAAGAACGCCATCGACATCCTGCTGCTCGTGGCGCCGGACTCGCAGCTCGCGTCCGAGGCCCGAATCCTCCAGGGCAACCTGCTGCAGAAGCTGCGCAAGTACGACGAGGCGATTGCCACGTACACCGGCGTCATCGACACCTTCCGGCCGGTGCGCGACTCGGTGGACACGCTGCTGCGTGTGAACCAGGACCCGGTGGCGTACTTCGACCGGCTGCTGGGACGCACGGACGGCCCGCAGGACGTGACGACGCTGCTGCCCCCGCTGGCGCTGAAGTACGCCTCCACGCAGCGCGAGGTGGCCGACGCGGTGCGGATGGTGGGGGACCTGGACAGCGGCCGCAAGGGCTCGGAGGACGCGCGGACGCTGGCCGAGCGCATCCTCCAGGCGCTGGACACACGCGGGCTGGAGACCTTCCCGGAGCTGCAGGAGGGCTACACCCGCGCGGACGCGGTGGAGACGGCCCTCACCCACGCCGAGGCGTCACTGGTGCGGGTGGAGTCCTCGGTGCTGGAGACGGTGCTCACCCCCGAGGAGCGCGCACGGCTGGAGTCGGCCCGCAAGGAGCGCGAGTCGCTGGGGCTGCGCTTCTCCGCGCTGCCCACCACGCAGAAGGAGCTGGAGGAGCGGCGCCGGCGCATGCAGGCGCGCGTGGACGAGGTGGACCGCGAGGCCTTCCGCCTGGGCTACGAGCTGCAGAGCCTGAACGCCATCGCCACCGCGGTGCGCAAGTGGATTGACGACACGCGCGCCGAGCGCAAGACGGACCCGGCCGAGGAGCAGGAGTTCCTGGTGCAGCTCCAGGCGGAAATCCAGACGCTGACGGACCTGCAGGCGGAGCTGGACGGCACCCGCGCGCGGCTGGCGGACGAGCGCAACTCCGCGGACACGTCGCTGGCCGGCGAGCAGACCATCCGCACGGAGTACGCCGAGTCGCTGCGCCGCGAGCACGAGGTGCTGGCCCTGGCGGAGGGCCGCCTGCCCCAGGACGCCGCGCGCACGCTGCTGCGAGCCCACGCGGTGCGGGACTCGGCGAGCGCGCTGCACACCCGCGTGGTGGCGGCCAAGGGCGTGCTGCGCGGCCGGCTGGAGACGCGGGGCCGCATCATCCGCGACAAGGTGCTGGCGGAGCAGAAGCTCCTCGAGCGCTACGCGGCCGAGGTGGCCTCGGTGTCCGGTGACGCGCGCAACCTGGTGGGCCGCATCGCCTACGACAGCTTCCGCCGCGTGCGGCAGCAGTTCTACGACCTGGTGCTCAAGGCGGACGTGGGCGTGGTGGACGTGGCCTTCACGAAGAAGCAGGACAAGACGACGGAGATGCAGAAGCTGTCCGCGCAGAAGGACGAGGCCCTGCGCGAGCTGGACACCGAGTTCCAGGACGTGCGGACGGAGGGCAAGGAGTGA
- a CDS encoding dihydrolipoamide acetyltransferase translates to MRVAAATFHLLALLSATVCLPALAQESSAAPSAATAPAAEQAPAAAGSAGPQTADEAFNTRVKTLEEQVVDLKEKIYRSKARLLLLQETVLGGDVSTGSRAVIVHKNEMGGSFLLESVAYALDGAPIFTQVDNEGDLGKREELEIFNGRIVPGQHQIAVRLVYRGNGYGVFSYLEGYKFKVQSSYTFNAEPGKVSTVRVVGFEQGGLTTDLKDRPAVRYDIEVSRDAGRKAEPAAATPAPATTSAEPK, encoded by the coding sequence GTGCGTGTCGCTGCCGCAACCTTCCACCTCCTCGCGCTCCTGAGCGCCACCGTCTGTCTGCCGGCGCTCGCGCAGGAGTCCTCCGCGGCCCCGTCCGCGGCCACCGCCCCCGCCGCGGAGCAGGCTCCGGCCGCCGCGGGGAGTGCCGGGCCGCAGACGGCGGACGAGGCCTTCAACACCCGCGTGAAGACCCTGGAGGAGCAGGTCGTCGACCTGAAGGAGAAGATCTACCGCTCCAAGGCGCGGCTGCTCCTGCTGCAGGAGACGGTGCTCGGCGGTGACGTCTCCACCGGCTCGCGCGCGGTCATCGTCCACAAGAACGAGATGGGCGGCTCGTTCCTCCTCGAGTCGGTGGCGTACGCGCTGGACGGCGCGCCCATCTTCACGCAGGTGGACAACGAGGGGGACCTCGGCAAGCGCGAGGAGCTCGAAATCTTCAACGGCCGCATCGTCCCCGGACAGCACCAGATTGCCGTGCGGCTGGTGTACCGCGGCAACGGCTACGGCGTGTTCAGCTACCTGGAGGGCTACAAGTTCAAGGTGCAGTCCAGCTACACCTTCAACGCCGAGCCCGGGAAGGTGTCCACCGTGCGCGTGGTGGGCTTCGAGCAGGGCGGCCTCACCACGGACCTGAAGGACCGGCCGGCGGTGCGCTACGACATCGAGGTGTCGCGCGACGCGGGCCGCAAGGCGGAGCCCGCTGCCGCCACGCCTGCGCCGGCCACCACCTCCGCCGAGCCGAAGTAG